In a single window of the Salvelinus namaycush isolate Seneca chromosome 6, SaNama_1.0, whole genome shotgun sequence genome:
- the LOC120050047 gene encoding suppressor of cytokine signaling 2-like isoform X2, translating into MGYQYRVDVQAVRGRFIHKIREETCRRNLFCDCGATACLLGNIFAFVGCLLAYGWAISGGSPMTCHSPESTETIENERRTDTESRVVDSDETRIGQAMKDLKNTGWYWGSLTANEAKEILQDASEGTFLVRDSSQRDYLFTISAMTSAGPTNLRIEYKEGKFKLDSVVLIKPKLKQFDSVVHLVEHYVQLSRTTSKGALSGASQSLAPPNGTVQLLLTKPVYTATPSLQHLSRIAINNATRQVQELPLPNRLKNYLTDYSYNV; encoded by the exons ATG gggtaccagtaccgagttgatgtgcaggctgtacgag GACGATTCATTCATAAAATTCGAGAAGAAACCTGCAGAAGAAACTTGTTTTGCGACTGTGGGGCAACTGCCTGTCTTTTGGGGAATATTTTTGCATTTGTCGGATGTCTTTTGGCCTACGGCTGGGCAATTTCGGGTGGTTCCCCAATGACCTGCCACTCACCCGAATCCACCGAGACCATCGAAAATGAGAGAAGAACGGATACCGAGTCGCGAGTTGTTGACTCCGATGAGACTCGCATCGGTCAAGCCATGAAAGACCTTAAAAATACAG GCTGGTACTGGGGCAGCCTGACCGCCAACGAAGCCAAAGAGATTCTCCAGGATGCATCAGAGGGCACCTTCCTGGTGCGAGACAGCTCCCAGAGGGACTACCTGTTCACCATCTCTGCCATGACCTCCGCCGGCCCAACCAACTTGCGCATCGAGTACAAGGAGGGGAAGTTTAAACTGGACTCGGTGGTGCTGATCAAGCCCAAGCTCAAACAGTTTGACAGTGTGGTGCACCTGGTGGAACACTACGTGCAGCTGTCCAGGACTACCAGTAAAGGTGCGTTGTCAGGGGCGTCACAGTCCCTGGCCCCACCCAACGGGACGGTTCAGCTGCTACTGACTAAGCCTGTGTACACTGCCACGCCCTCTCTACAGCACCTGTCCCGGATCGCCATCAACAACGCCACCAGGCAGGTGCAGGAGCTGCCTTTACCCAACAGGCTAAAGAACTACCTGACGGACTACAGCTACAATGTATAG
- the LOC120050047 gene encoding suppressor of cytokine signaling 2-like isoform X1 — protein MLQGYQYRVDVQAVRGRFIHKIREETCRRNLFCDCGATACLLGNIFAFVGCLLAYGWAISGGSPMTCHSPESTETIENERRTDTESRVVDSDETRIGQAMKDLKNTGWYWGSLTANEAKEILQDASEGTFLVRDSSQRDYLFTISAMTSAGPTNLRIEYKEGKFKLDSVVLIKPKLKQFDSVVHLVEHYVQLSRTTSKGALSGASQSLAPPNGTVQLLLTKPVYTATPSLQHLSRIAINNATRQVQELPLPNRLKNYLTDYSYNV, from the exons ATgttacaggggtaccagtaccgagttgatgtgcaggctgtacgag GACGATTCATTCATAAAATTCGAGAAGAAACCTGCAGAAGAAACTTGTTTTGCGACTGTGGGGCAACTGCCTGTCTTTTGGGGAATATTTTTGCATTTGTCGGATGTCTTTTGGCCTACGGCTGGGCAATTTCGGGTGGTTCCCCAATGACCTGCCACTCACCCGAATCCACCGAGACCATCGAAAATGAGAGAAGAACGGATACCGAGTCGCGAGTTGTTGACTCCGATGAGACTCGCATCGGTCAAGCCATGAAAGACCTTAAAAATACAG GCTGGTACTGGGGCAGCCTGACCGCCAACGAAGCCAAAGAGATTCTCCAGGATGCATCAGAGGGCACCTTCCTGGTGCGAGACAGCTCCCAGAGGGACTACCTGTTCACCATCTCTGCCATGACCTCCGCCGGCCCAACCAACTTGCGCATCGAGTACAAGGAGGGGAAGTTTAAACTGGACTCGGTGGTGCTGATCAAGCCCAAGCTCAAACAGTTTGACAGTGTGGTGCACCTGGTGGAACACTACGTGCAGCTGTCCAGGACTACCAGTAAAGGTGCGTTGTCAGGGGCGTCACAGTCCCTGGCCCCACCCAACGGGACGGTTCAGCTGCTACTGACTAAGCCTGTGTACACTGCCACGCCCTCTCTACAGCACCTGTCCCGGATCGCCATCAACAACGCCACCAGGCAGGTGCAGGAGCTGCCTTTACCCAACAGGCTAAAGAACTACCTGACGGACTACAGCTACAATGTATAG
- the LOC120050047 gene encoding suppressor of cytokine signaling 2-like isoform X3, translating to MTCHSPESTETIENERRTDTESRVVDSDETRIGQAMKDLKNTGWYWGSLTANEAKEILQDASEGTFLVRDSSQRDYLFTISAMTSAGPTNLRIEYKEGKFKLDSVVLIKPKLKQFDSVVHLVEHYVQLSRTTSKGALSGASQSLAPPNGTVQLLLTKPVYTATPSLQHLSRIAINNATRQVQELPLPNRLKNYLTDYSYNV from the exons ATGACCTGCCACTCACCCGAATCCACCGAGACCATCGAAAATGAGAGAAGAACGGATACCGAGTCGCGAGTTGTTGACTCCGATGAGACTCGCATCGGTCAAGCCATGAAAGACCTTAAAAATACAG GCTGGTACTGGGGCAGCCTGACCGCCAACGAAGCCAAAGAGATTCTCCAGGATGCATCAGAGGGCACCTTCCTGGTGCGAGACAGCTCCCAGAGGGACTACCTGTTCACCATCTCTGCCATGACCTCCGCCGGCCCAACCAACTTGCGCATCGAGTACAAGGAGGGGAAGTTTAAACTGGACTCGGTGGTGCTGATCAAGCCCAAGCTCAAACAGTTTGACAGTGTGGTGCACCTGGTGGAACACTACGTGCAGCTGTCCAGGACTACCAGTAAAGGTGCGTTGTCAGGGGCGTCACAGTCCCTGGCCCCACCCAACGGGACGGTTCAGCTGCTACTGACTAAGCCTGTGTACACTGCCACGCCCTCTCTACAGCACCTGTCCCGGATCGCCATCAACAACGCCACCAGGCAGGTGCAGGAGCTGCCTTTACCCAACAGGCTAAAGAACTACCTGACGGACTACAGCTACAATGTATAG
- the LOC120050047 gene encoding suppressor of cytokine signaling 2-like isoform X4: MEVVILLGWYWGSLTANEAKEILQDASEGTFLVRDSSQRDYLFTISAMTSAGPTNLRIEYKEGKFKLDSVVLIKPKLKQFDSVVHLVEHYVQLSRTTSKGALSGASQSLAPPNGTVQLLLTKPVYTATPSLQHLSRIAINNATRQVQELPLPNRLKNYLTDYSYNV; the protein is encoded by the exons ATGGAGGTGGTCATTTTATTAG GCTGGTACTGGGGCAGCCTGACCGCCAACGAAGCCAAAGAGATTCTCCAGGATGCATCAGAGGGCACCTTCCTGGTGCGAGACAGCTCCCAGAGGGACTACCTGTTCACCATCTCTGCCATGACCTCCGCCGGCCCAACCAACTTGCGCATCGAGTACAAGGAGGGGAAGTTTAAACTGGACTCGGTGGTGCTGATCAAGCCCAAGCTCAAACAGTTTGACAGTGTGGTGCACCTGGTGGAACACTACGTGCAGCTGTCCAGGACTACCAGTAAAGGTGCGTTGTCAGGGGCGTCACAGTCCCTGGCCCCACCCAACGGGACGGTTCAGCTGCTACTGACTAAGCCTGTGTACACTGCCACGCCCTCTCTACAGCACCTGTCCCGGATCGCCATCAACAACGCCACCAGGCAGGTGCAGGAGCTGCCTTTACCCAACAGGCTAAAGAACTACCTGACGGACTACAGCTACAATGTATAG